In the Pedobacter cryoconitis genome, TTTATTTAAATTTAAAATTCTAATTAACTAATTCTATTTAGCTAGGTATCATAATGATGCCAGCGTGCCAGAAAACAGTTAATGCGCTTTAATTTAGCTGTTTAGGGTTTTTGCTCTAAAAAAACGGTGTAGACATTCTCTACAGTCTGCCCCCATAACACAGCAATTTCATCAGAACAAATCCTTTTGGCAAACGTTATTAAGCCATAGAAACTTTAATTATAACCGTTATGACCTATAAAGAAATGCTGAATTCATTGGCAGAAAAGACTGCTGAAACGTATAATTCTTATTTACAGGCTAAAATTTCAACAGCAATTGAAGGTGATGGACTTTCTGCTGAAAAAGCTGAACAGCACAGAGCAGAATACGAAAGACTGGAAAAGAAACTCGTTGCACTGATAGCCACGATTAAAAACGAGGAGTCTATCAATGAACAGGCTCCTGATAATTTCTACGAAGACTTTATTAAATAAAGACTATAAAATTAGTAGTCTTTATTTATATTAGGTATTTTTGAATTTATAAATCAAGAATGTCCTATGAAGTTACCTTTAAACTACCTTGCTTTCATTATACCTGTATTCTTTATCTTCCTGCTGCTGGAATATAAAATGGCAAAGCGTAAAAAGAAAGAACACTATTTTAAACATGAAAGCTCGGTAGCTAATGTAAGTATCGGGATAGCAGAACGCTTAATCAACTTATTTGTCACTGCTGGCTTTTACCAGGTTTTTGATTGGATCTATACCAATTATGCAATTGTTCATATTCCCGGTAGCTGGTGGGTCTGGATTATATTAATGCTGGCAACCGACTTCCTTTGGTACTGGTACCACCGGCTTGGACATGAAATTAATTTTTTATGGGCAGCGCATATCGTACACCACCAAAGTGAGGAATTTAGTGCAGGGACGTAAGAATAATCACCAGTTCAAAATCAAAAACTATCTCAATGCCCAGGTGATCTTTTCTATTTTGCTGCTTACAGGTTTTACCGCCTGGTTTCCTGTGCTTGGCACAGCCGATAAACTATGTATTGCAACAATCATCGTGCTGACGCTGATCAACTGTGGAGCGCTGATGGAACAACGTAAATATATTTATGAACTGGAATGTGTCCGGATAATTCTGTTGTTAAGCTATCTGTTATGGAAAGCTGGGCTATTGGAATGGGTTGTTCTTCCCGCAATGGCCAT is a window encoding:
- a CDS encoding sterol desaturase family protein yields the protein MKLPLNYLAFIIPVFFIFLLLEYKMAKRKKKEHYFKHESSVANVSIGIAERLINLFVTAGFYQVFDWIYTNYAIVHIPGSWWVWIILMLATDFLWYWYHRLGHEINFLWAAHIVHHQSEEFSAGT